One part of the Rhodococcus oxybenzonivorans genome encodes these proteins:
- the ftsH gene encoding ATP-dependent zinc metalloprotease FtsH codes for MNRKTVFRNLAIVAGILLVIYAFSYFGNDTRGFKGVDTSVAIAQLDANNVEKAQIDDREQQLRLWLKDGNDATGGETEILAKYPEAASEQIFTEISDKGLASYNTTVTQESWLTSILLFVLPMVILLGIFFFVMSRMQGGGRGGVMGFGKSKAKQLNKDMPKTTFADVAGADEAVEELYEIKDFLQNPMRYQSLGAKIPRGVLLYGPPGTGKTLLARAVAGEAGVPFFTISGSDFVEMFVGVGASRVRDMFEQAKQNSPCIIFVDEIDAVGRQRGAGLGGGHDEREQTLNQLLVEMDGFGDRTGVILIAATNRPDILDPALLRPGRFDRQIPVGAPDLAGRRAILKVHSQGKPIDQHADLEGLAKRTVGMSGADLANVINEAALLTARENGTVITEAALEESVDRVVGGPRRKSRIISEHEKKITAYHEGGHTLAAWAMPDIEPVYKVTILARGRTGGHAMTVPEDDKGLMTRSEMIARLVMAMGGRAAEELVFHEPTTGASSDIDMATKIARSMVTEYGMSAKLGAVRYGQEGGDPFLGRSMGQQSDYSHEVAREIDEEVRNLIEAAHTEAWAILNEYRDVLDILATELLERETLTRKDLEKIFHSVEKRPRITAFNDFGHRTPSDKPPVKTPRELAVERGEPLPQHQPEPVFAHQQSSQQAQPQQQYPQPAAPANGYPQPGPSRPQGGIAQPRPDYGAPAGWSAPGWPPRDSGAQGQEGRYSGTPNPGNEWNPPHEQRPSGDEDPQTRPWRGPDGSN; via the coding sequence ATGAACCGTAAGACAGTGTTTCGTAACCTGGCGATAGTTGCCGGCATCCTGCTGGTGATCTATGCCTTCAGCTACTTCGGCAACGACACGCGCGGATTCAAGGGTGTCGATACGTCCGTGGCCATCGCGCAACTCGACGCGAACAACGTCGAGAAGGCGCAGATCGACGACCGCGAGCAGCAGCTGCGCCTGTGGCTCAAGGACGGCAACGACGCCACCGGCGGTGAGACCGAGATCCTCGCGAAGTATCCCGAGGCGGCATCGGAGCAGATCTTCACCGAGATCTCCGACAAGGGCCTGGCGAGCTACAACACCACGGTCACGCAGGAGAGCTGGCTCACGTCGATCCTGCTGTTCGTGCTGCCGATGGTGATTCTGCTGGGCATCTTCTTCTTCGTGATGAGCCGAATGCAGGGCGGCGGCCGCGGCGGCGTGATGGGCTTCGGCAAGTCGAAGGCCAAGCAGCTGAACAAAGACATGCCGAAGACGACCTTCGCCGACGTCGCGGGTGCCGACGAAGCGGTCGAAGAGCTGTACGAGATCAAGGACTTCCTGCAGAACCCGATGCGCTACCAGTCGCTGGGCGCGAAGATCCCGCGCGGTGTGCTGCTGTACGGGCCTCCCGGAACCGGTAAAACCCTCCTCGCCCGTGCGGTCGCAGGCGAGGCCGGCGTCCCGTTCTTCACAATTTCCGGCTCGGATTTCGTCGAGATGTTCGTCGGTGTCGGCGCCTCCCGTGTCCGCGACATGTTCGAGCAGGCCAAGCAGAACAGCCCGTGCATCATCTTCGTCGACGAGATCGACGCCGTAGGCAGGCAGCGCGGTGCGGGTCTGGGCGGTGGCCACGACGAACGCGAGCAGACCCTCAACCAGTTGCTGGTGGAGATGGACGGATTCGGCGATCGGACCGGCGTCATTCTCATCGCCGCCACCAACCGCCCCGACATCCTCGATCCTGCGCTGCTGCGTCCCGGACGTTTCGACCGCCAGATCCCGGTCGGTGCTCCCGACCTCGCCGGTCGCCGCGCGATTCTCAAGGTCCATTCGCAGGGCAAGCCGATCGATCAGCATGCCGACCTCGAAGGTCTGGCCAAGCGCACCGTCGGAATGTCGGGTGCCGACCTCGCCAACGTCATCAACGAGGCCGCGTTGCTCACCGCCCGCGAGAACGGGACGGTCATCACCGAGGCCGCTCTCGAGGAGTCGGTCGATCGCGTGGTCGGCGGTCCCCGCCGCAAGAGCCGCATCATCAGCGAGCACGAGAAGAAGATCACCGCGTACCACGAGGGTGGGCACACGCTGGCCGCGTGGGCAATGCCCGACATCGAACCCGTCTACAAGGTCACCATCCTCGCTCGCGGCCGCACCGGCGGTCACGCGATGACGGTTCCCGAGGACGACAAGGGCCTGATGACGCGGTCCGAGATGATTGCCCGACTCGTGATGGCGATGGGTGGCCGTGCCGCCGAGGAATTGGTGTTCCACGAGCCGACCACCGGCGCGTCTTCCGACATCGACATGGCGACGAAGATCGCCCGCTCGATGGTCACCGAGTACGGCATGAGCGCCAAGCTGGGTGCGGTCCGTTACGGACAGGAGGGCGGCGACCCGTTCCTCGGCCGGTCGATGGGTCAGCAGTCCGACTATTCGCACGAGGTCGCGCGGGAGATCGACGAAGAGGTCCGAAACCTCATCGAGGCGGCGCACACCGAGGCGTGGGCCATTCTCAACGAGTACCGGGACGTCCTCGACATCCTGGCCACCGAGCTTCTCGAGCGTGAGACTCTCACCCGTAAGGACCTCGAGAAGATCTTCCACAGCGTGGAGAAGCGTCCGCGCATCACGGCATTCAACGACTTCGGCCACCGGACGCCCTCCGACAAGCCGCCCGTCAAGACCCCGAGGGAGCTTGCGGTCGAGCGCGGCGAGCCCTTGCCCCAGCACCAGCCGGAGCCGGTGTTCGCTCATCAGCAGTCGTCGCAGCAAGCCCAGCCGCAGCAGCAGTACCCGCAGCCGGCGGCCCCGGCAAATGGATACCCGCAGCCGGGCCCCTCGCGACCGCAGGGCGGGATCGCACAGCCGCGCCCGGACTACGGCGCACCCGCGGGATGGTCGGCTCCGGGATGGCCGCCGCGTGATTCGGGTGCGCAGGGCCAGGAAGGCCGGTACTCCGGCACCCCGAACCCGGGCAACGAGTGGAACCCTCCGCACGAGCAGCGTCCCAGCGGGGACGAGGATCCGCAGACGCGGCCCTGGCGAGGACCGGACGGATCGAACTGA
- the folE gene encoding GTP cyclohydrolase I FolE — MSVDHLDSEPVALETGRVFDQPRAEAAVRELLIAIGEDPDRPGLMDTPARVARSYREVFAGLYTDPDSVLNTTFDEGHQELVLVRDIPLYSTCEHHLVSFHGVAHVGYIPGTTGKVTGLSKLARVVDLYAKRPQVQERLTSQIADAVMRKLDPRGAIVVIEAEHLCMAMRGIRKPGASTTTSAVRGLLQSSAASRSEALDLILRK; from the coding sequence TTGTCGGTAGATCATCTCGATAGTGAACCCGTGGCACTCGAAACGGGACGGGTGTTCGATCAGCCCCGGGCTGAAGCTGCTGTGCGCGAGTTGCTGATCGCGATCGGCGAAGATCCGGACCGGCCTGGCCTCATGGACACTCCTGCCCGGGTTGCCCGGTCGTATCGCGAGGTCTTCGCAGGCCTCTACACCGACCCCGACAGTGTCTTGAACACCACATTCGACGAGGGCCACCAGGAACTGGTGCTCGTTCGGGACATTCCGCTGTACTCGACGTGTGAGCATCATCTCGTCTCCTTCCACGGGGTCGCCCATGTCGGTTACATCCCCGGGACGACCGGCAAGGTGACGGGTCTGTCGAAACTGGCTCGCGTGGTCGACCTGTATGCCAAGCGTCCGCAGGTCCAGGAGCGCCTGACCAGTCAGATCGCCGATGCAGTGATGCGCAAGCTCGATCCGCGCGGAGCGATCGTCGTCATCGAGGCCGAGCATCTGTGTATGGCGATGCGGGGCATCCGTAAGCCGGGAGCCAGCACCACCACCTCGGCGGTGCGGGGACTTCTCCAGTCCAGCGCGGCCTCACGTTCCGAGGCTCTGGACCTTATTCTGCGCAAGTGA
- the folP gene encoding dihydropteroate synthase translates to MTAIELPSPGRTVVMGVLNVTTDSFSDGGRFLDRDAALARGLELKRLGVDIVDVGGESTRPGSARVAPEVEAGRVAPVIADLVAEGICVSVDTMRASVAEVAIEAGASIVNDVAGGRADAKMASVVADAGVPWILMHWRSAGDYVHRGNADDYEDVVREVRDELMTQVDLAVEAGVSASSLVLDPGLGFAKNAAHNWALLKALPEFTALGFPVLIGASRKRFLGSLLAEPDGTSRPPAGREVATAVVSALAATYGAWGVRVHDAQGSLDAIAVAEAWARGGVAGE, encoded by the coding sequence GTGACCGCAATCGAGCTGCCCTCGCCCGGCCGGACCGTGGTGATGGGTGTCCTCAACGTCACCACCGATTCGTTTTCGGACGGGGGTCGGTTTCTGGATCGAGACGCGGCCCTGGCTCGCGGACTGGAACTGAAGCGTCTCGGGGTGGACATCGTCGATGTGGGCGGCGAATCGACTCGTCCGGGGTCGGCGCGGGTCGCCCCCGAGGTAGAGGCGGGGCGTGTGGCTCCGGTCATCGCAGATTTGGTGGCCGAAGGCATCTGCGTCAGTGTTGACACCATGCGGGCCTCCGTCGCCGAAGTGGCAATCGAGGCGGGCGCTTCCATCGTCAACGACGTCGCCGGAGGGCGCGCTGACGCGAAGATGGCATCCGTCGTGGCAGACGCCGGTGTTCCGTGGATTCTGATGCACTGGCGATCGGCCGGTGACTACGTTCACCGAGGCAACGCGGACGATTACGAAGACGTGGTGCGTGAGGTTCGAGACGAACTGATGACGCAGGTGGACCTAGCGGTCGAAGCCGGTGTCTCGGCGAGTTCACTGGTGCTGGACCCGGGACTCGGCTTCGCGAAGAATGCCGCCCACAATTGGGCGCTTCTCAAAGCATTGCCGGAGTTCACCGCCCTGGGATTCCCCGTCCTCATCGGTGCCTCGCGCAAGAGATTCCTGGGTTCGCTGCTGGCGGAACCCGACGGCACGAGTCGGCCACCGGCGGGACGCGAGGTCGCGACCGCGGTCGTCTCAGCACTCGCCGCCACGTACGGAGCGTGGGGTGTGCGGGTGCACGACGCGCAGGGTTCGCTCGACGCCATCGCGGTGGCCGAGGCGTGGGCACGAGGTGGCGTCGCCGGTGAGTGA
- the folB gene encoding dihydroneopterin aldolase, giving the protein MSDRIELRGLKVRGNHGVFEHEKRDGQDFYVDITVWIDLAPAAASDALEDTLDYGGLAERAAAIVAGPSRDLIETVAAEIADGVMTDPRVQRTEVVLHKPSAPIPLTFADVAVVAHRSRP; this is encoded by the coding sequence GTGAGTGACCGAATCGAATTGCGCGGGTTGAAGGTTCGCGGTAATCACGGGGTCTTCGAGCACGAGAAGCGGGACGGCCAGGACTTCTACGTCGACATCACCGTGTGGATCGATCTCGCGCCGGCGGCAGCGTCGGACGCTCTCGAGGACACTCTGGACTACGGCGGACTGGCGGAGCGGGCCGCGGCGATCGTCGCCGGGCCGTCCCGGGACCTGATCGAGACCGTGGCCGCAGAGATCGCCGACGGGGTCATGACGGATCCTCGCGTGCAACGCACCGAGGTGGTGCTGCACAAGCCGTCCGCGCCGATTCCGTTGACCTTCGCGGACGTGGCGGTCGTTGCGCACAGGTCACGGCCATGA
- the folK gene encoding 2-amino-4-hydroxy-6-hydroxymethyldihydropteridine diphosphokinase, which yields MSRAVLSIGSNVGDSVAHLQSVLDALGSSVVAVSPVYSTAPWGGVEQQDFLNAVLVVDDPALDAAGWLRRGQQIEAAADRVRTQRWGPRTLDVDVIVCDGVRSDDPHLTLPHPRAHERAFVLIPWLDADPDAVLPVGGESHRVDELLASLDEGEREGVRRTEFALNRRSR from the coding sequence ATGAGCCGCGCCGTGCTGTCCATCGGGTCGAACGTCGGCGACAGCGTCGCCCACCTGCAATCCGTTCTGGATGCGCTGGGAAGCAGTGTGGTGGCGGTCTCGCCGGTGTATTCGACCGCGCCGTGGGGCGGGGTCGAGCAGCAGGACTTTCTCAATGCGGTGCTGGTGGTAGATGATCCGGCCCTCGACGCCGCCGGATGGTTGCGACGGGGACAGCAGATCGAGGCGGCCGCGGACCGCGTACGGACGCAGCGATGGGGCCCGCGGACGTTGGATGTCGACGTCATCGTCTGCGACGGCGTCCGTAGTGACGATCCCCACCTGACCCTGCCGCATCCGAGGGCGCACGAACGCGCCTTCGTCCTCATCCCGTGGCTCGACGCGGATCCCGACGCAGTCCTGCCCGTCGGAGGGGAGTCGCACCGGGTCGACGAACTCCTGGCATCTCTTGACGAGGGTGAACGCGAGGGTGTGCGTCGTACGGAGTTCGCCCTGAACCGGCGGTCGCGATGA
- a CDS encoding DUF3180 domain-containing protein produces the protein MKPTRIWDLLFLAALAVAATWILVRVFYGSFPPIPVYAGASLYPVAVIEVILAFMVRSRVSNHQVGDGPRQLHPITAARVAALAKASALVGAATAGVWGGFLLYLLPQRSVLRAAVSDTPGAWVGLVAALALVGAALWLEHCCRTPDDPSDEPAH, from the coding sequence ATGAAGCCCACTCGGATCTGGGACCTGCTGTTCCTGGCGGCCCTGGCCGTGGCGGCCACTTGGATTCTGGTCCGGGTCTTCTACGGCTCCTTTCCGCCCATTCCCGTGTACGCGGGGGCGTCGTTGTATCCGGTAGCGGTGATCGAGGTGATTCTCGCGTTCATGGTCCGGTCCAGGGTCAGCAACCACCAGGTCGGTGACGGTCCGCGTCAGCTGCATCCGATCACCGCAGCCCGGGTTGCCGCCTTGGCCAAGGCCTCCGCGTTGGTCGGTGCCGCGACCGCCGGAGTGTGGGGCGGCTTCCTGCTCTACCTCCTCCCACAGCGTTCGGTGTTGCGGGCCGCAGTGTCGGACACGCCGGGTGCCTGGGTCGGGTTGGTAGCCGCCCTGGCGCTCGTCGGCGCTGCCCTGTGGTTGGAGCACTGTTGCCGCACCCCGGACGACCCGTCCGACGAGCCGGCGCACTAG
- a CDS encoding DUF6779 domain-containing protein — translation MTNPGRLKSARRNQRSASQMIVAALLALAVVASLFLIFSESVPLLRVGVVVALWAATLGAIAMTKYRRESALDKAKVNDLQTVYELQLEREISARREYELTVEKRVRSEVRADAEELAALRAELSSLRKSLEALFDGAMPTERIALRADSTRVQELAGGSYSSYQPAASGLYIPGAGHSGHQGQQSGGPQHHFANPDDEPVTAETSIVAPDNRGYAEAEIEVEPEPEAQPESEAQPEQEPEAEAQPEQEPEAEAQPEQEPEAEAQPEVEAQPETEPEKEPEAAPQPEVEAQDEPEPVPGSRRARRRASEDDEPTGAHASGLSVAEIMANMHTTAGTAQGTGRRRRREAE, via the coding sequence ATGACGAATCCTGGTCGCCTCAAGTCTGCGCGCCGCAACCAGCGCAGCGCGAGCCAGATGATCGTTGCGGCGTTGCTCGCGCTGGCCGTGGTCGCGTCCCTTTTCCTGATCTTCAGCGAGAGCGTGCCACTGCTGAGAGTTGGCGTGGTCGTGGCACTCTGGGCGGCAACTCTCGGTGCTATCGCGATGACGAAGTACCGGCGCGAGTCCGCTCTCGACAAGGCGAAGGTCAACGATCTGCAAACCGTCTACGAGCTCCAGCTCGAACGGGAGATCTCCGCGAGGCGTGAATACGAGCTGACCGTCGAGAAGCGGGTACGCAGCGAGGTGCGCGCCGACGCCGAGGAACTTGCGGCTCTACGGGCCGAGCTGTCTTCGCTGCGGAAGAGCCTCGAAGCATTGTTCGACGGCGCCATGCCGACCGAAAGGATCGCGCTGCGTGCCGACTCCACGCGGGTTCAGGAACTCGCGGGCGGGTCGTACAGCAGCTACCAACCGGCGGCGTCCGGACTCTATATCCCCGGGGCGGGACACTCCGGTCACCAGGGGCAGCAGAGCGGCGGGCCGCAACACCACTTCGCGAATCCCGACGACGAGCCGGTCACCGCCGAGACCTCCATCGTCGCCCCCGATAACCGGGGCTACGCGGAGGCGGAAATCGAGGTCGAGCCGGAGCCCGAGGCCCAGCCCGAGTCGGAAGCCCAGCCGGAGCAAGAGCCGGAGGCGGAAGCCCAGCCGGAGCAAGAGCCGGAGGCGGAAGCCCAGCCGGAGCAAGAGCCGGAGGCGGAAGCCCAGCCGGAGGTAGAAGCGCAGCCGGAGACCGAGCCCGAGAAAGAGCCGGAGGCGGCACCTCAACCGGAGGTAGAAGCTCAGGACGAGCCCGAGCCGGTGCCGGGGTCGCGGCGTGCTCGTCGACGGGCATCCGAGGACGACGAACCTACCGGCGCACACGCGAGTGGTTTGTCCGTGGCCGAGATCATGGCCAACATGCATACGACGGCGGGCACTGCGCAGGGCACCGGACGTCGACGGCGTCGCGAAGCCGAGTAA
- a CDS encoding Rossmann-like and DUF2520 domain-containing protein yields the protein MTSFGITNGPAPARLSVGIVSAGRVGTAIGAALERAGHVVVACSAVSDVSRHRARTRLPDTEILPVADVAARSELLILAVPDAELASLVAGLASTDAVPNRTIVAHTSGANGIGILDPLARQGVVPLAIHPAMTFTGHDEDTVRLASACFGLTAADDIGYAIAQSLVLEIGGEPVRVREDMRPLYHAALAHGSNHLVTLVVDAVAALRVALEGQELLGQELIGNEPNGVAERVLQPLLSAALDNALRRGPAALTGPVARGDSEAVATHLRVLEEVDPRIAAGYRALSLRSAQRAGATPELLDILEERR from the coding sequence GTGACCTCTTTCGGGATCACTAATGGCCCTGCGCCTGCGCGATTGTCGGTAGGAATTGTCTCCGCCGGCCGGGTCGGTACAGCTATCGGGGCGGCGCTCGAGCGGGCAGGTCACGTCGTTGTTGCCTGTTCGGCGGTGTCCGACGTGTCCCGTCATCGAGCGCGCACCCGTCTGCCCGACACGGAAATTCTCCCGGTTGCCGATGTCGCTGCCCGCTCCGAGCTGCTGATTCTGGCCGTTCCCGACGCGGAACTCGCTTCGCTGGTGGCGGGGCTGGCCTCCACCGATGCGGTGCCGAATCGCACGATCGTCGCCCACACCTCGGGGGCCAACGGCATCGGCATCCTCGATCCCCTTGCCCGGCAGGGCGTGGTTCCCCTCGCGATTCATCCGGCTATGACATTCACCGGTCACGACGAGGACACCGTACGCCTCGCGTCGGCATGTTTCGGGCTCACCGCGGCCGACGACATCGGTTATGCCATCGCGCAGTCGCTGGTGCTGGAGATCGGCGGCGAGCCGGTGCGGGTTCGCGAGGACATGCGACCGCTCTACCACGCGGCTCTCGCGCACGGCAGTAATCACCTGGTCACGCTGGTCGTCGACGCCGTCGCCGCCCTGCGTGTCGCGCTCGAAGGGCAGGAGCTCCTGGGGCAGGAGCTGATCGGCAACGAGCCGAACGGCGTTGCGGAACGAGTTCTCCAACCCCTGTTGTCCGCTGCCCTCGACAACGCGCTCCGCCGCGGCCCGGCCGCCCTCACCGGTCCGGTGGCACGGGGAGATTCGGAAGCTGTGGCCACGCACCTGCGGGTACTCGAAGAGGTCGATCCTCGGATCGCCGCGGGGTACCGGGCGTTGTCGCTTCGGTCGGCCCAGCGGGCAGGCGCTACACCTGAACTACTCGACATCCTGGAAGAGCGGAGGTGA
- the panC gene encoding pantoate--beta-alanine ligase — MSELQGGYKRGELTVHHDPKVLTRVSKALRGVGRQVALVPTMGALHAGHLELVRQAKLTGAVVIVSIFVNPLQFGAGEDLDSYPRTLDADLELLREAGVELAFVPTAAAMYPAGQRTMIHPGPLGAELEGAARPTHFAGMLTVVAKLLQIAAPHVAYFGEKDYQQLTLIRQMVTDLDFDVRILGVPTVREHDGLALSSRNRYLDEEQRAAATTLSAALIAGAHAAAGGAEAIVATAREVLASAPEVDVDYLEVRGVDLGPAPERGDGRLLVAARVGSTRLIDNVGVAVGTGFLERATEPPSGTAVSEELTSR; from the coding sequence GTGAGCGAACTGCAAGGCGGATACAAGCGCGGGGAACTCACCGTGCACCACGACCCCAAGGTCCTGACCAGGGTCTCGAAGGCGCTTCGGGGCGTCGGTCGGCAGGTCGCACTGGTGCCGACCATGGGAGCCCTCCATGCCGGACACCTGGAGTTGGTGCGGCAGGCCAAGTTGACGGGCGCGGTGGTGATCGTGTCGATCTTCGTCAACCCACTGCAGTTCGGCGCCGGGGAAGATCTCGATTCTTATCCGCGCACGCTTGATGCCGACCTCGAGTTGCTGCGAGAGGCCGGGGTCGAATTGGCATTCGTGCCCACTGCGGCCGCGATGTACCCGGCCGGTCAGCGGACTATGATCCACCCGGGCCCGCTCGGCGCCGAACTCGAAGGAGCGGCCAGGCCGACGCATTTCGCGGGCATGCTGACCGTCGTTGCCAAGCTGCTCCAGATTGCCGCGCCGCACGTTGCGTACTTCGGTGAGAAGGACTACCAGCAGCTCACGCTGATCCGGCAGATGGTCACCGACCTCGACTTCGACGTCAGGATCCTGGGCGTGCCGACGGTCCGCGAGCACGACGGTTTGGCGTTGTCCTCACGTAACCGGTACCTCGACGAGGAACAGCGTGCTGCGGCGACAACGTTGTCCGCGGCTCTCATCGCCGGCGCCCATGCCGCTGCCGGCGGAGCCGAAGCGATTGTCGCCACCGCCCGTGAGGTGCTGGCGTCGGCGCCCGAAGTAGATGTCGACTACCTCGAAGTGCGGGGCGTCGATCTCGGTCCCGCTCCCGAACGGGGGGACGGTCGCCTGCTCGTCGCCGCCCGGGTGGGGTCCACCCGGCTGATCGACAACGTCGGGGTCGCGGTCGGCACCGGTTTTCTCGAACGTGCAACGGAACCGCCGTCCGGCACGGCTGTCTCCGAAGAGCTCACCTCCCGATAG
- the panD gene encoding aspartate 1-decarboxylase translates to MFRTMMKSKIHRATVTHADLHYVGSVTVDQDLMDAADLLEGEQVCIVDIDNGARLETYVIAGARGSGVIGINGAAAHLVKPGHLVILIAYGVMNEEEVRDYQPHVVFVDAVNKPIELGSDPAHAPEGSGLITPRMLGSLDAERESSLV, encoded by the coding sequence ATGTTTCGCACCATGATGAAGTCGAAGATCCACCGCGCCACCGTGACGCACGCCGATCTCCACTACGTCGGTTCGGTCACGGTGGACCAGGATCTGATGGACGCCGCCGACCTTCTCGAAGGGGAGCAGGTGTGCATCGTCGACATCGACAACGGTGCGCGGCTCGAGACCTATGTCATCGCCGGCGCACGCGGTAGTGGTGTGATCGGAATCAACGGGGCGGCAGCACATCTGGTCAAGCCTGGTCACCTCGTCATCCTCATTGCGTACGGAGTCATGAACGAGGAGGAGGTGCGGGACTACCAGCCGCACGTCGTCTTCGTCGATGCAGTCAACAAGCCCATCGAGCTCGGCAGCGACCCGGCGCACGCACCGGAAGGTTCCGGCCTCATCACTCCCCGCATGCTCGGGTCGCTCGACGCCGAGCGTGAATCCAGCCTGGTGTAA
- a CDS encoding type III pantothenate kinase — MLLTVDVRNTNIVLGLFTGSGEHSKLVQDWRMRTDQRMTADELALIFRGLLGVHVDQITGVAALSTVPSVLREIRVMLTRYWGHVPHVLVEPGVRTGVPLLVDNPKEVGADRIVNSLAAHHLYGAPCIVVDFGTSTCVDVVSGKGEFLGGAIAPGLEISSDALASQSAALRKVELLRPRSVVGKNTVECMQSGAVFGFAGLVDGLVRRVRKELPAFAGSDVVVIATGDRAPLIMPETETIDEHEPDLTLEGLRLVYERNQARRGASRRSPLD; from the coding sequence GTGCTTCTTACCGTCGACGTCCGGAACACGAACATCGTTCTCGGGCTGTTCACCGGATCCGGCGAACACTCGAAGCTGGTGCAGGACTGGCGGATGCGTACCGACCAGAGGATGACGGCAGATGAGCTGGCGCTGATCTTCCGCGGACTGCTCGGCGTGCACGTCGACCAGATCACCGGTGTGGCCGCGTTGTCGACGGTCCCGTCCGTGTTGCGGGAGATTCGGGTGATGTTGACGCGGTACTGGGGTCACGTTCCGCACGTGCTGGTGGAACCGGGAGTCCGAACCGGTGTCCCACTGCTCGTGGACAACCCGAAGGAAGTCGGCGCCGACCGGATAGTCAACAGTCTTGCGGCGCACCATCTGTACGGGGCGCCGTGCATCGTCGTCGATTTCGGCACGTCCACCTGTGTCGACGTCGTGTCGGGTAAGGGCGAGTTCCTCGGTGGGGCTATCGCCCCCGGGCTCGAGATTTCGTCGGACGCACTGGCGTCGCAGTCGGCGGCGTTGCGCAAGGTGGAGCTGCTCCGCCCCCGCTCGGTAGTCGGCAAGAACACCGTCGAATGCATGCAGTCGGGTGCGGTGTTCGGTTTCGCGGGTCTCGTCGACGGTTTGGTACGTCGGGTCCGCAAGGAGCTGCCGGCCTTCGCGGGCTCCGATGTGGTGGTGATCGCGACCGGTGATCGCGCGCCGCTGATCATGCCCGAGACGGAGACCATCGACGAGCACGAACCGGACCTCACCCTCGAAGGCCTGCGGCTGGTGTACGAGCGGAATCAGGCCCGTCGTGGGGCGTCCCGTCGGAGTCCGCTCGACTGA
- a CDS encoding cysteine dioxygenase: MLATYSSAAVPTRLRPADLLRITDQGAAEVLDGRHDNLLPHRWPADERWSSRLYSDDDIDVWLISWVLDRNTELHDHAGSFGALTVLSGALSEFRWAGDRLRHRTLEAGDQASFPLGWVHDVVRAQDVPGASVSTPTLSVHAYSPPLTAMSYYEVTEHGTLRRTRSELTDLPEGGSK, encoded by the coding sequence GTGCTCGCAACCTATTCTTCTGCAGCTGTACCCACCCGTCTTCGTCCGGCCGATCTGCTGCGCATCACCGATCAAGGTGCTGCCGAGGTCCTCGACGGCCGGCACGACAACCTCCTCCCACATCGATGGCCGGCCGATGAACGCTGGTCCTCGCGGCTGTACAGCGACGACGACATCGATGTCTGGCTGATCAGCTGGGTTCTGGATCGAAACACCGAATTGCACGACCACGCAGGCTCTTTCGGGGCGCTCACCGTTCTCAGTGGGGCCCTCTCCGAGTTTCGCTGGGCGGGTGACCGCCTGCGTCACCGGACGTTGGAAGCAGGCGATCAGGCTTCCTTCCCGCTCGGATGGGTTCACGACGTCGTGCGCGCCCAGGACGTGCCCGGAGCGAGTGTTTCGACGCCGACTCTCAGCGTGCACGCCTACTCGCCGCCGCTGACGGCCATGTCCTACTACGAGGTCACCGAGCACGGCACCCTGCGCCGCACCCGCAGTGAACTCACCGATCTCCCCGAGGGCGGTTCGAAATGA
- a CDS encoding rhodanese-like domain-containing protein encodes MTIDQMLEEARTQIDRMYAFELPEAVARGAIVVDIRPQAQRAVEGTLPGALAIERNVLEWRLDPTSSAHLALAVNHDVEWIIVCSEGYTSSLAAASLQQLGLHKATDLVGGYKAIKAAGLLGALIGSRHCARELATVSAH; translated from the coding sequence ATGACCATCGATCAGATGCTCGAAGAGGCTCGCACGCAGATCGACCGGATGTACGCGTTCGAGCTGCCCGAGGCGGTGGCGCGCGGTGCGATCGTCGTGGATATCCGACCGCAGGCGCAGCGGGCCGTCGAAGGCACACTGCCCGGCGCTCTGGCCATCGAACGGAACGTGCTCGAGTGGCGCCTCGACCCCACCAGCTCGGCGCACCTGGCATTGGCAGTCAACCACGATGTGGAGTGGATCATCGTCTGCTCCGAGGGCTACACGTCGAGTCTCGCTGCCGCGTCATTGCAACAACTTGGCCTGCACAAGGCGACCGACCTTGTCGGCGGGTACAAAGCGATCAAGGCGGCGGGACTTCTGGGAGCGCTCATCGGCTCGCGGCACTGCGCGCGCGAGCTGGCCACCGTGTCGGCCCATTGA